A region of Natribaculum luteum DNA encodes the following proteins:
- a CDS encoding helix-turn-helix domain-containing protein: MSLYEASFRVKHECPYREISERYPDLTIREWYLSECQVLEITSSEAPTDDLLEEIDGLGTILHRSVDESGLHVVTQSCLCSLEESIIDRFEEYNCLYQPPTIHRQGWEHYTVIAFDEGDARALLRDLEDDRHVDVLAKTAIAEQQIPHSMLAPVDQLFEGLTDRQLAALQLALESGYYEQPRQTSLRELAGRTAVARSTYEEHLRKAENKLLTNAGTFLRLVTATSNDPLRVDRSGTAEQHAD; the protein is encoded by the coding sequence ATGAGCCTCTACGAGGCCTCGTTCCGGGTGAAACACGAGTGCCCCTACCGGGAGATCTCAGAACGCTACCCGGATCTCACGATACGCGAGTGGTACCTGAGCGAGTGCCAGGTGCTCGAGATCACGTCCTCGGAAGCGCCGACGGACGACCTCCTCGAGGAGATCGACGGGCTGGGGACGATTCTCCACCGCTCGGTCGACGAGTCCGGACTGCACGTCGTCACCCAGTCGTGTCTCTGTTCGCTCGAGGAGTCGATCATCGACCGGTTCGAGGAGTACAACTGCCTGTACCAGCCGCCGACGATTCACCGCCAGGGGTGGGAGCACTACACGGTGATCGCGTTCGACGAGGGCGACGCTCGAGCGCTGCTCCGTGACCTCGAGGACGACCGGCACGTCGACGTCCTCGCCAAGACTGCCATCGCGGAACAGCAGATCCCACACAGTATGCTAGCCCCGGTCGATCAGCTGTTCGAGGGGCTCACCGACCGACAGCTCGCGGCGTTACAGCTGGCGCTCGAGAGCGGCTACTACGAGCAGCCGCGACAGACGTCGCTTCGCGAGCTGGCCGGCCGGACGGCCGTCGCCCGATCGACGTACGAAGAACACCTTCGCAAGGCGGAGAACAAACTTCTCACGAACGCCGGCACGTTCCTTCGGCTGGTGACCGCGACGTCGAACGATCCGCTGCGAGTCGACCGGTCGGGAACGGCCGAACAGCACGCCGACTGA
- a CDS encoding glycosyltransferase family 2 protein produces the protein MYDEHSVAVVVPAYNESGLVGDVIDTIPAFVDRIYVVDDCSTDGTWDEIERHARRRNRTAVAASTSDEDSTTSRSDDETSGAVADGSGKTVVPIRHEENRGVGGSIKTGYQHALEDEVDVTAVMAGDGQMNPDHLEWLLDPIVDGRAEYAKGNRLGGRDRSEMSTWRLFGNLTLSFLTKVSSGYWRMMDPQNGYTAISLEALERIDLERLYEEYGFSNDLLVALNTRGVRIADVSMPAVYGEEESHIQYRSFVPRLSWLLLRRFARRLSVRYLLTDFHPLALLYAVGVASGAVALAGLAAAFGRRMDGGTDAGPLTPIVLLTHAALSILLAMTFDREENEDLVVRVE, from the coding sequence ATGTACGACGAACACTCCGTCGCGGTGGTCGTACCGGCGTACAACGAATCGGGGCTCGTCGGCGACGTCATCGACACGATTCCCGCGTTCGTCGACCGGATCTACGTGGTCGACGACTGTTCGACCGACGGTACCTGGGACGAGATCGAGCGTCACGCAAGACGCCGCAACCGAACCGCTGTCGCGGCGTCGACGAGCGACGAGGACTCGACCACGTCCCGATCGGACGACGAGACCAGCGGTGCCGTCGCCGACGGCTCCGGGAAGACGGTCGTCCCCATCCGCCACGAGGAAAACCGGGGCGTCGGCGGCTCGATCAAGACCGGCTACCAGCACGCACTCGAGGACGAGGTCGACGTCACCGCCGTCATGGCTGGCGACGGACAGATGAACCCGGACCACCTCGAGTGGCTCCTCGATCCGATCGTCGACGGCCGGGCCGAGTACGCCAAGGGCAACCGACTCGGTGGTCGTGACCGTTCGGAGATGTCGACGTGGCGGCTGTTCGGCAACCTTACGCTCTCGTTTCTGACGAAGGTCTCGAGCGGCTACTGGCGGATGATGGACCCCCAGAACGGCTACACGGCGATCTCGCTCGAGGCGCTCGAGCGGATCGACCTCGAGCGGCTCTACGAGGAGTACGGCTTCTCGAACGACCTGCTGGTTGCGCTGAACACGCGCGGCGTGCGGATCGCCGACGTGTCGATGCCGGCGGTCTACGGCGAGGAGGAGAGTCACATCCAGTACCGGTCGTTCGTCCCGAGGCTCTCGTGGCTGTTGCTCCGGCGGTTCGCCCGGCGGCTGTCGGTCAGGTATCTGCTGACCGACTTCCACCCGCTGGCGTTGCTGTACGCGGTCGGAGTTGCGAGCGGTGCGGTCGCACTCGCCGGCCTCGCCGCCGCGTTCGGCCGTCGAATGGACGGGGGGACCGACGCGGGACCGCTGACGCCGATCGTCCTCCTGACCCACGCCGCGCTCTCGATCCTGCTCGCGATGACGTTCGACCGCGAGGAAAACGAGGATCTGGTGGTGAGAGTCGAATGA
- a CDS encoding tyrosine-type recombinase/integrase: MTDVSVADAVDAYIERKAVGDPDGPGAGAYVSNAESILRRFSEWLEHEHGVTSLFALEVEHMRSYARELDERTDRGEYTASTASTYFAVVRAFLSWCVSGGILETNPAATEAATEALPTETDRSEGQFWTPEKRRALETYVRERTLEAADADRSERLRRLREYAMVVMLAHTGVRSAELFRVPEDDRRTGATWDDVDFYTGTIRVLGKSQRLEDVPLPAAARTPLRRYRVVLDPPSNEWPLFPTRHAPSIARRVRSVLRERGHDEAEIETLLEERTASELARERSIAPPAITTEGARSILKRLCEDAAVDIDGDYLKPRGARRGLGEDHYRRDASTTRTALRETIHEQSVVVADQRPPGSTDDGRRSPDERDEE, from the coding sequence GTGACCGACGTCAGCGTCGCCGACGCCGTCGACGCGTACATCGAGCGCAAGGCCGTCGGCGATCCCGACGGTCCCGGTGCCGGGGCCTACGTGTCCAACGCGGAGTCGATCCTGCGGCGGTTCAGCGAGTGGCTCGAGCACGAACACGGCGTCACCTCGCTGTTCGCACTCGAGGTCGAACACATGCGCTCGTACGCCCGCGAACTCGACGAGCGGACCGACCGCGGCGAGTACACGGCCTCGACGGCCAGCACCTACTTCGCCGTCGTCCGCGCCTTTCTCTCGTGGTGTGTCAGTGGCGGCATCCTGGAGACGAACCCCGCCGCGACGGAGGCCGCGACGGAGGCGCTTCCGACCGAGACCGACCGCTCCGAGGGACAGTTCTGGACGCCCGAGAAGCGCCGCGCGCTCGAGACCTACGTCAGAGAGCGCACGCTCGAGGCCGCAGACGCCGACCGCAGCGAGCGACTGCGTCGGCTGCGCGAGTACGCGATGGTCGTGATGCTCGCCCACACCGGAGTTCGGAGCGCCGAACTCTTTCGCGTCCCCGAGGACGATCGCCGGACCGGCGCGACCTGGGACGACGTCGACTTCTACACCGGCACGATCCGCGTCCTCGGCAAGTCACAGCGACTCGAGGACGTCCCACTGCCGGCGGCCGCCCGGACGCCCTTGCGCCGGTATCGCGTCGTCCTCGATCCGCCGTCGAACGAGTGGCCGCTGTTCCCGACCCGTCACGCGCCGTCGATCGCGCGGCGCGTCCGCTCTGTCCTCCGCGAGCGTGGCCACGACGAGGCGGAGATCGAGACGCTCCTCGAGGAACGGACGGCGAGCGAACTCGCCCGCGAGCGGTCGATCGCGCCCCCGGCGATCACGACGGAAGGGGCTCGCTCGATCCTGAAACGGCTCTGTGAGGACGCGGCCGTCGACATCGACGGCGACTACCTCAAACCGCGGGGGGCGCGGCGCGGCCTCGGCGAGGACCACTACCGCCGGGACGCGTCGACGACGCGGACGGCGTTGCGCGAGACGATACACGAACAGTCGGTCGTCGTCGCCGACCAGCGACCACCGGGATCAACCGACGACGGCAGGCGATCACCCGACGAGCGGGACGAGGAGTGA
- a CDS encoding DUF354 domain-containing protein, translated as MRVIVTIQHPAHVHFYRNAIDILEDRGHDVFVFARENDLAVPLLREYGIPHEVLAGPQDSLLELAKVQATYEYRLFRRAREIDPDVMTAIGGVAVSHVAPLVGARSVVFVDNEGITSHRITTPFAHVVCTPARFGDHYGDKHVRYEGYQELAYLHPDRFDPSPDRLREHGVEPDERFSLLRFKKWDALHDVGEAGLSPAGKRRLVSLLDDYGEVYITSSDDLPSNLEQHRQPIPPHLVHDLLYYADFYAGDSATMATEAAVLGTPAVRVQSFADPETDMSNFVELEEEYGLLRSTADEEEAIDLVSRLVSDPTLAETWRRRRERLLEEKIDVASFVADVLVSQTRDGRRPRARAVGTSQ; from the coding sequence ATGAGAGTCATCGTCACGATCCAGCATCCAGCACACGTTCACTTCTACCGGAACGCGATCGACATCCTCGAGGACCGGGGCCACGACGTGTTCGTCTTCGCCCGCGAGAACGATCTCGCGGTTCCGCTGTTGCGGGAGTACGGCATCCCACACGAGGTGCTCGCGGGTCCCCAGGACTCGCTGCTCGAGCTGGCGAAAGTCCAGGCGACCTACGAATACCGGCTCTTTCGGCGGGCTCGCGAGATCGATCCCGACGTGATGACGGCCATCGGCGGCGTCGCCGTCTCGCACGTGGCACCGCTGGTCGGCGCGCGAAGCGTCGTCTTCGTCGACAACGAGGGCATCACGTCCCACCGGATCACGACGCCGTTCGCTCACGTGGTCTGTACGCCAGCGCGGTTCGGCGACCACTACGGGGACAAACACGTCCGCTACGAGGGCTACCAGGAACTCGCGTACCTCCATCCCGACCGGTTCGACCCGTCGCCGGACCGATTGCGCGAACACGGCGTCGAACCCGACGAGCGTTTCTCTCTGCTGCGCTTCAAGAAGTGGGACGCGCTCCACGACGTCGGTGAGGCCGGCCTCTCACCGGCCGGGAAACGACGTCTCGTCTCGCTGCTCGACGACTACGGCGAGGTCTACATCACCAGTTCCGACGACCTCCCGTCGAACCTCGAGCAGCACCGCCAGCCGATCCCGCCACACCTCGTCCACGACCTGCTGTACTACGCCGACTTTTACGCCGGCGACTCCGCGACGATGGCCACCGAGGCGGCCGTCCTCGGGACGCCGGCCGTCCGCGTCCAGTCGTTCGCCGACCCCGAGACGGACATGAGCAACTTCGTCGAACTCGAGGAGGAGTACGGACTGCTCCGGTCGACCGCCGACGAGGAGGAGGCGATCGACCTCGTCTCGCGGCTCGTCTCCGACCCGACGCTCGCCGAGACGTGGCGCAGACGACGCGAGCGCCTCCTCGAGGAGAAGATCGACGTGGCATCGTTCGTCGCGGACGTCCTCGTCTCGCAGACGCGAGACGGTCGCCGTCCCCGGGCGCGAGCAGTCGGCACCTCGCAGTAG
- a CDS encoding hydantoinase/oxoprolinase family protein — MDASETTDERNPKAPDGGRTVDGHSATRVGVDVGGTFTDVALSVDDRLVTAKVPTTDDQSVGVLAGIDKACERAGIDPGEIDEFAHAMTVSVNALLERDGARTALVTTEGFRDVLEIGRQDRPDLYDLEVEKPEPLVPRQRRFTVDERTTPDGVERPVDTEDVRDLAATLRERDVESVAVCLLHAYADPENERLVAETLREELDVPVSASHEVLAEFREYERTSTTAVDAYVRPAIDSYVGRLVDEATAVGIPSPRIMQTNGGIAGPETVRERAVTTTMSGPAAGVVGAAATVADDDVEGLVTFDMGGTSSDVSLVRDGEAERTTDSEIADLPIRTPMVDVNTVGAGGGSVAWVDAGGALRVGPRSSGAQPGPACYGRGGTEPTVTDANVVLGYIGPETALGGEMTLDVEAAHDALERLADEAGLEDALEAARGVYRVANATMTRTIRSVTVERGHDPRGFALVAFGGAGPMHAAALAESLEVDRVVVPRPSGVLSAFGLLAADESYDAVRTVGVDLAEADRDRLEDVYEGLVADVLADASDPDDAVVERAADCRYDGQSFELTVPVDEPVDAAAVEERFHAAHERAYGYAMDEAVEVVNLRATATVSGVEPVVRHDGGGDTRIDTREAHFPDHGPRETAVYDRDRLESGATVDGPAILEQAESTTVVPPAWSGDVLADGTLVMTREEGADR, encoded by the coding sequence ATGGACGCATCGGAGACGACTGACGAACGCAACCCGAAAGCGCCCGACGGCGGTCGGACAGTCGACGGCCACAGCGCGACGCGAGTCGGCGTCGACGTCGGCGGCACGTTCACCGACGTCGCGCTGTCGGTCGACGACCGACTCGTGACCGCGAAGGTGCCCACGACCGACGACCAGAGCGTCGGCGTCCTGGCGGGCATCGACAAGGCCTGCGAGCGAGCGGGCATCGACCCCGGCGAGATCGACGAGTTCGCCCACGCGATGACCGTCTCGGTGAACGCCCTGCTCGAGCGCGACGGCGCGCGCACCGCGCTGGTCACGACCGAGGGGTTCCGGGACGTCCTCGAGATCGGCCGACAGGACCGACCCGACCTGTACGACCTCGAGGTCGAGAAACCCGAGCCACTCGTTCCGCGGCAGCGTCGCTTTACGGTCGACGAGCGGACGACGCCCGACGGCGTCGAACGGCCGGTCGACACGGAGGATGTTCGCGACCTCGCGGCGACCCTGCGCGAGCGCGACGTCGAGAGCGTCGCCGTCTGCCTGCTGCACGCCTACGCGGACCCCGAGAACGAACGGCTCGTCGCAGAGACGCTCCGGGAGGAACTCGACGTTCCAGTCTCCGCCTCCCACGAGGTCCTCGCGGAGTTTCGCGAGTACGAACGGACGTCGACGACCGCCGTCGACGCCTACGTTCGTCCGGCGATCGACAGCTACGTCGGCCGCCTCGTCGACGAGGCGACGGCGGTGGGGATCCCGTCCCCGCGGATCATGCAGACAAACGGCGGCATCGCCGGCCCTGAGACGGTCCGCGAACGGGCCGTGACGACGACGATGTCCGGCCCGGCCGCGGGCGTCGTCGGTGCCGCGGCGACCGTCGCCGACGACGACGTCGAGGGACTCGTCACCTTCGACATGGGCGGCACCTCGAGTGACGTCAGCCTCGTCCGCGACGGCGAGGCCGAGCGGACGACCGACTCGGAGATCGCTGACCTCCCGATCCGCACGCCGATGGTCGACGTGAACACCGTCGGCGCGGGCGGCGGTTCGGTCGCCTGGGTCGACGCGGGTGGGGCACTCCGAGTCGGCCCCCGGTCGTCGGGTGCCCAGCCCGGTCCCGCCTGCTACGGCCGCGGCGGGACGGAACCCACCGTCACGGACGCCAACGTCGTGCTCGGCTACATCGGCCCCGAGACGGCACTCGGCGGCGAGATGACCTTGGACGTCGAGGCGGCCCACGACGCCCTCGAGCGACTGGCCGACGAGGCCGGCCTCGAGGACGCGCTCGAGGCGGCCCGCGGCGTCTACCGCGTGGCGAACGCGACGATGACCCGGACGATCCGCTCGGTGACGGTCGAGCGCGGCCACGACCCGCGCGGGTTCGCACTCGTCGCGTTCGGCGGTGCCGGGCCGATGCACGCCGCGGCGCTCGCCGAATCGCTCGAGGTCGACCGCGTCGTCGTCCCGCGACCGAGCGGCGTGCTCTCGGCGTTTGGCCTGCTGGCAGCCGACGAGAGCTACGACGCCGTCCGCACCGTGGGCGTCGACCTCGCCGAGGCAGACCGCGACCGACTCGAGGACGTCTACGAGGGGCTCGTCGCAGACGTCCTCGCCGACGCATCCGACCCCGACGACGCCGTCGTCGAACGCGCAGCGGACTGTCGGTACGATGGACAGAGCTTCGAGTTGACCGTCCCGGTCGACGAGCCCGTCGACGCGGCGGCGGTCGAAGAGCGGTTCCACGCCGCCCACGAGCGGGCGTACGGCTACGCGATGGACGAGGCCGTCGAGGTCGTCAACCTGCGTGCGACGGCGACCGTTTCCGGCGTCGAGCCGGTGGTCCGCCACGACGGCGGCGGCGACACTCGCATCGACACTCGGGAGGCGCACTTTCCCGACCACGGTCCGCGAGAGACGGCCGTCTACGACCGCGACCGACTCGAGTCCGGCGCGACCGTCGACGGCCCCGCGATCCTGGAACAGGCGGAGAGTACGACCGTCGTCCCGCCGGCGTGGTCGGGCGACGTGCTGGCCGACGGCACGCTCGTGATGACTCGCGAGGAGGGAGCCGACCGATGA
- a CDS encoding hydantoinase B/oxoprolinase family protein has protein sequence MTTDELDPVTLEVLRNQLESVAEEMGQTLIRGAYSPNIKERRDCSTALFDREGRMIAQAEHIPVHLGAMPEAVDAVREHDPEPGDVFVLNDPFTGGTHLPDVTMVSPLAPDGEIVGYAVSRAHHADVGGMAPGSMPAGAREIYQEGLRLPPIRLVEDGKIREDVRSLVLANVRNPRERRADLRAQLAANERAERRLASLFDEHGRETVLRGFDAVIDYSRERIADEIETLPDGTYEASDVLEGDGITDEDVEISTAVTIDGATITVDFSGTAPEVEGNLNAPLSVAKSAVYFVVRCVTDPEIPPNHGCYDPVSVDAPEGSLLNPTPPAAVVGGNVETSQRVTDVVFTALAAAAPDRVPADGQGTMNNLTVGARDGTFTYYETIGGGFGARAERDGMDGVQVGMTNTLNTPVESIETEYPMRVERYALRPDSGGRGRFRGGLGLERAVTVETDATVSLLTERRRHAPKGVASGEDGATGQNLIDGEEVPAKTTVDVPAGTTVTVRTPGGGGHGDLAERDPAALEADRLDGKVTDDGET, from the coding sequence ATGACGACCGACGAGCTCGATCCCGTGACCCTGGAGGTACTGCGCAACCAGCTCGAGAGCGTCGCCGAGGAGATGGGCCAGACCCTGATCCGCGGGGCCTACTCGCCGAACATCAAGGAACGCCGGGACTGCTCGACGGCGCTGTTCGACCGCGAGGGGCGGATGATCGCCCAGGCCGAACACATCCCGGTCCACCTCGGCGCGATGCCCGAGGCGGTCGACGCCGTCCGCGAGCACGATCCAGAGCCGGGCGACGTGTTCGTCCTCAACGATCCGTTCACCGGCGGGACGCACCTGCCGGACGTGACGATGGTCTCGCCGCTCGCGCCGGACGGCGAGATCGTCGGCTACGCCGTCTCGAGGGCCCACCACGCCGACGTCGGCGGGATGGCCCCCGGCAGCATGCCCGCGGGCGCACGGGAGATCTATCAGGAGGGACTTCGACTCCCCCCGATCCGGCTGGTCGAGGACGGCAAGATCCGCGAGGACGTCCGCTCGCTCGTGCTCGCGAACGTCCGCAACCCGCGCGAGCGCCGGGCCGACCTGCGCGCCCAGCTGGCGGCGAACGAACGCGCGGAACGGCGTCTCGCCTCGCTGTTCGACGAGCACGGCCGCGAGACTGTCCTGCGGGGATTCGACGCCGTGATCGACTACTCCCGGGAGCGGATCGCCGACGAGATCGAAACGCTGCCGGACGGAACGTACGAGGCGAGCGACGTCCTCGAGGGCGACGGGATCACCGACGAGGACGTCGAAATTTCGACGGCGGTGACGATCGACGGCGCGACGATCACCGTCGACTTCTCGGGGACCGCACCGGAGGTCGAGGGGAACCTCAACGCGCCGCTTTCGGTGGCCAAAAGCGCCGTCTACTTCGTCGTGCGCTGCGTCACCGATCCCGAGATCCCGCCGAACCACGGCTGTTACGACCCCGTGAGCGTGGACGCGCCCGAGGGGTCGCTGCTGAATCCGACGCCGCCCGCGGCGGTCGTCGGCGGCAACGTCGAGACCAGCCAGCGCGTCACCGACGTCGTCTTCACCGCCCTCGCGGCGGCCGCGCCCGACCGCGTGCCGGCGGACGGGCAGGGCACGATGAACAATCTGACTGTCGGCGCGCGAGACGGCACGTTCACCTACTACGAGACGATCGGCGGCGGCTTCGGCGCTCGCGCCGAGCGCGACGGCATGGACGGCGTCCAGGTCGGGATGACGAACACGCTCAACACGCCAGTCGAATCGATCGAGACCGAGTACCCGATGCGCGTCGAGCGGTACGCGCTGCGTCCGGACAGCGGCGGTCGCGGCCGGTTCCGGGGCGGACTCGGCCTCGAGCGCGCCGTCACCGTCGAAACGGACGCGACGGTCTCGCTGCTCACCGAACGCCGTCGACACGCGCCGAAAGGCGTCGCCAGCGGCGAGGACGGCGCGACGGGACAGAACCTGATCGACGGCGAGGAGGTCCCGGCGAAGACGACCGTCGACGTCCCCGCCGGTACGACGGTGACGGTCCGAACGCCTGGCGGCGGCGGTCACGGCGATCTCGCCGAACGCGATCCGGCGGCGCTCGAGGCCGATCGGCTGGATGGAAAGGTGACCGACGACGGCGAGACGTAA
- a CDS encoding cysteine hydrolase family protein — MKDSKTAVIVIDLQEEYFDEDRPWYVPNGDRVLENCQRILERARELDVTVVHARHVQPTRDAPVFAWGTENSKIIDDIDIRDDEYLLTKTKPSCFQDTRLEAILKRNGIENVVCTGLLSFVCVDTTAREADARGYDATYVTDATAAFPIDGLDPEALTETIATIHDVIFSDVVETQDVVDRLESDEAAA; from the coding sequence ATGAAGGATTCGAAAACGGCTGTGATCGTTATCGACCTCCAGGAGGAGTATTTCGACGAGGACCGCCCGTGGTACGTCCCGAACGGTGACCGCGTACTGGAAAACTGCCAGCGAATCCTCGAGCGCGCTCGAGAGTTAGACGTCACCGTCGTCCATGCTCGCCACGTCCAGCCCACACGGGACGCTCCGGTGTTTGCGTGGGGTACCGAAAACTCGAAGATTATCGACGACATCGACATCAGAGACGACGAATACCTGCTGACGAAGACGAAACCGAGCTGTTTCCAGGATACCCGACTCGAGGCCATTCTCAAACGGAACGGAATCGAAAACGTCGTCTGTACCGGCCTCCTGTCGTTCGTCTGCGTCGATACGACTGCTCGGGAGGCCGATGCGCGTGGCTACGACGCGACGTACGTCACCGACGCCACCGCCGCGTTCCCCATCGACGGACTGGATCCCGAAGCACTCACCGAAACCATCGCCACGATCCACGACGTGATCTTCTCGGACGTCGTCGAAACCCAGGACGTCGTCGACCGACTCGAGTCCGACGAGGCTGCCGCCTAG
- a CDS encoding MFS transporter, with protein sequence MSEQTELRQGIREHLGQFSLHVLLVFATGLTIGSERTVVPVLGEDVLGVESFLVIGSFVVSFGFVKALLNLYAGKWGEEYGRKPVLVAGWLTALPIPVILIFAPNWWWITAGNILLGINQALTWSMAINAKIDLAGPDQRGLAVGIDEAFGYTGVAVGAWITGVIAGQTNLRPEPFYFLAAVVVLAFLISIFLIKETVQFAQMEGDDDHHDANLPFDEVLKRATYGDRTLFAAAQAGHIENFVDTLFWIAVPLYLTSQDLAIEAVGVVVGVHSAMYFLQIATGGLADRIGRRPPVVAGMFLAGAGVLGMVLVDGYLPWAIMAAASGLGMALLYPNLMTVPGDAAHPTWRSAGMGVYRMWRDAGYGVGAILIGLSMEFVNAEAAFYMTAVAMFVSGAIVYLWMEETHPDFGTHEPPAPAPETPTQATAED encoded by the coding sequence ATGAGTGAGCAGACCGAGCTGAGACAGGGAATCCGCGAGCACCTCGGACAGTTCTCGCTGCACGTCCTGCTGGTGTTTGCGACCGGGCTGACGATCGGGTCGGAGCGGACCGTCGTCCCCGTTCTGGGTGAGGACGTTCTCGGCGTCGAGTCGTTCCTGGTTATCGGCTCGTTCGTCGTCTCCTTCGGGTTCGTCAAGGCCCTGCTCAACCTCTACGCCGGCAAGTGGGGCGAGGAGTACGGCCGCAAGCCGGTGCTCGTCGCCGGCTGGCTCACCGCGTTGCCGATCCCGGTGATCCTCATCTTCGCGCCCAACTGGTGGTGGATCACCGCGGGGAACATCCTGCTGGGTATCAACCAGGCGCTGACCTGGAGTATGGCGATCAACGCCAAGATCGACCTCGCCGGTCCCGACCAGCGCGGGCTGGCCGTCGGCATCGACGAGGCCTTTGGCTACACCGGCGTCGCCGTCGGTGCCTGGATCACGGGCGTCATCGCCGGCCAGACGAACCTCCGGCCGGAGCCATTCTACTTCCTGGCCGCCGTCGTGGTTCTGGCGTTCCTGATCTCGATCTTCCTCATCAAGGAAACCGTCCAGTTCGCACAGATGGAAGGCGACGACGACCACCACGACGCGAACCTCCCGTTCGACGAGGTGCTGAAGCGGGCGACCTACGGCGATCGGACGCTGTTCGCGGCGGCCCAGGCCGGCCACATCGAGAACTTCGTGGACACGCTGTTCTGGATCGCCGTGCCGCTGTATCTCACGAGTCAGGACCTCGCGATCGAAGCCGTCGGGGTCGTCGTCGGCGTCCACAGCGCGATGTACTTCCTCCAGATCGCCACTGGTGGTCTCGCCGACCGTATCGGGCGACGCCCGCCCGTCGTCGCAGGAATGTTCCTCGCCGGCGCGGGCGTCCTCGGAATGGTGCTCGTCGACGGCTACCTCCCGTGGGCGATCATGGCGGCCGCCTCCGGACTTGGAATGGCGTTGCTCTACCCAAACCTGATGACGGTGCCCGGCGACGCGGCCCACCCGACCTGGCGGTCGGCCGGCATGGGCGTCTACCGGATGTGGCGCGACGCCGGCTACGGCGTCGGCGCGATCCTGATCGGCCTCTCGATGGAGTTCGTAAACGCCGAGGCCGCCTTCTACATGACCGCGGTCGCGATGTTCGTCTCCGGGGCGATCGTCTACCTGTGGATGGAAGAGACCCACCCCGACTTCGGCACCCACGAACCGCCCGCGCCCGCGCCGGAGACGCCGACGCAGGCGACGGCCGAAGACTGA